The DNA segment CCACGCTGGGTCCTCACGATACAAGAGGGAAGGAGGCAGCAGTAACAATGCCACGCTGGTTCCCCCACGAGTTTATACAAGGGGGAAAGAGGCCTCAGTAGCAATGCCACACTGGTTACTACGGTTCCTCATCATCTTGATGTAGCCTTCATCACCCAGAGTTGTGCCCCAAGAGTtcttcaccagccagtagtcagttCCGTCCTCCGTAGTGCCATAACCCACAACCAGAACACCGTGGCCAAGATTCGTTGAACTACATTCTGGCTCGTCATAaacacctgtaatatatatattcatccttcaataatacaatatttaacaaattaTTTGTTCAGAAACTCATAATTCCTACAAAATAAATAAGATTCCGAATTTAAAGGCATTAAATTAAATGGAAGAATAAATACTGTGCTACAACGTGGGAATTGTCGATATGGTGAGTGAGACGCACCACCCCATTGACATGATTGTGTGTATACGTGGACATGACAGTGTGTGAACATGACACTTTCTGGTAGAAAACATGATGAATACTCAACGCACCATGAGAAAGAAAGTATGATATATATTCAAAGACTTTAGAAAACACAGCAGATCTAAGAAAGACCTGAGAATCGTTGAACAATAAAGGTCTCATACAATAAAAGCAATTTATATACACACATGATGCACATTTCACGTTTATATGAGCATGCAGAAATATACTGATCACCTGCAGTAAAATGTGATCTATGTATACATTTACAATTAAAAAAACTTACCATGATGGTAAAACTGGATTGACCCGTGTGAGGCATCAATGGCAACAGATACTGGTCCAACTGTGGCAACAGCTTTCTTCAGTGCATCTTCACTTCCCTCGCGAATATGAACAAAGCCAGTCACTTTAGCACCAGATGCTTGTTGTTTATATTGACACTTTCCTTCCTAATAGAGTAAGGTTACAATATTATTATGTACAAAAATATGAAAAACAcatatgtacattatatataaatgtgtaataTTTGCTTATATTATAGGCAAATATGTTATGCAAATGCTTATTATTCTATCTGTTAAAAAGTTTAAAACCAGTTTTAAATATGTAAaatataattatcattaaatGTGTATTTACCTTGATATATGGATAAAAATCTTCAGTGTCAATCACAAAAAAGCAAATATTACGAactctgttgaccaaaccacacacagactGCAATATTTGCAGACTCCTCATCAGCTAATATTACAAACTACTCACTGTTTAAAAGTTTAAAAGTTCAAGACCACATCCCAGGTAAAATATAATTATCATGAAACGTGTATTTACCTTCTTCTTGTAAGGATAAGAATCTTCAGTGTCAATCCCACCATTGTCCTCAATGTACTTGAAGGCAGCTGTCATCAGTCCACCGTCACAGCCACCATTGCCGTACTTGGTGGAACAGTCAATCAAGTTCTGCTCAGAAAGGCTCACCAGCTTACCCGTCTGGCGGAAGTGTTGACCTTCCAGTGACCCGGTCTGTGGAGCACACAAACATTACTTTGTAAAACATCATCGAAACTTGTAAGTTCTTTATATGATCATTATTAATATATGAGAAAATGTTAATATTTGCTCATATatcaatatttttatataataataataaaaccatTACAAATGAACTTCCAAGATGTCATTAATGTTCTATATTAATAACTATAAAT comes from the Procambarus clarkii isolate CNS0578487 chromosome 73, FALCON_Pclarkii_2.0, whole genome shotgun sequence genome and includes:
- the LOC123774090 gene encoding procathepsin L-like, with protein sequence MKYLAASVLVAALAAISAVPYSSVVQEEWETFKIEHDKKYATDVEDSFRMNIYMENRLKIAAHNKLYATGHKSYRLRMNKFGDMLQTEFLSTMAGFHTNHTERYRLNSMYNGSTYIEPEDDVILPKTVDWRKKGAVTPVKDQGKCGSCWAFSATGSLEGQHFRQTGKLVSLSEQNLIDCSTKYGNGGCDGGLMTAAFKYIEDNGGIDTEDSYPYKKKEGKCQYKQQASGAKVTGFVHIREGSEDALKKAVATVGPVSVAIDASHGSIQFYHHGVYDEPECSSTNLGHGVLVVGYGTTEDGTDYWLVKNSWGTTLGDEGYIKMMRNRSNQCGIATEASFPLV